Proteins encoded in a region of the Nocardia asteroides genome:
- a CDS encoding helix-turn-helix transcriptional regulator has protein sequence MADTAFDTLPSARDVFRDLESADDQPVVYLIRGRSQTGKSTLLAEIRARLRARGVPLQDDTAAVQHAHNGSHPLTRTPASVAGATAGVTTDTARPALIIDNAHTLGGLDLEYLRAAVEAGRRTMVIAAQPRPHDPRLRLLADAVARRGRVVDLRPLGVADMAPFARELGMMVPRQVAQHIHVQTAGIRGGVVAALTAACSARLDAGIAAVDTAVAAWARGLLDNLEPDLLETLVVATTGTGLDSSELTEVLGVEPAVAQDLIDRARASALVTDADLLIEPAVAPLRTLLGDRRFVAVERRLLGARLEAGLLRDRTALQLAESGVRDPRLADFLVDAAERTGREAVRYYAAAAAAGAELDLIALRWAEAAARTGDGDTAMRLAEPMLARSGSSGTELATAVRICAAVLTRRGLVGRAAQLYIWLGADRVGPDWAIGATVLRLAGDVAGAEEMASSATQWPPTEAHAHARLIATALADSIAPGNSTASAVSALVQAANADAGVDRFLPCTAASIAALLSLGTGEPRRAQDALRRATASGLRCHQLDVLAAWTAMLGGDERAAAATVAALDYDRLDARDRLLAHGVAVGLARRSGDHTSLARAWQAAYPLFDDVQADLLALLPIGELWLAAIRMRDERRIEPLVEAALTLLRRLNEPPAWSNAFHWYGVQAAIAHESPDDLLPHARALKAAAEAGDRHAAVLADAGRTWVLVLRGQVATAPVHAAVAALTEIGMTWDGARLASEAALAAPDSATATALLKLARTVRADARPQEPQTRPAAPAATDGDTPAPPPTPPQAAILSEREREVAELVLLGLTYREIGARLYISAKTVEHHVARIRRRVGARSRSELLSMLRAMGHGSLLV, from the coding sequence GTGGCTGACACCGCATTCGACACCCTCCCGTCCGCACGGGACGTCTTCCGCGACCTGGAATCCGCCGATGACCAACCGGTGGTCTACCTGATCCGCGGCCGCTCGCAAACCGGCAAGTCGACGCTTCTCGCGGAGATCCGGGCGCGTCTGCGCGCCCGGGGCGTCCCGCTGCAGGACGACACCGCCGCCGTCCAGCACGCGCACAACGGCTCGCACCCACTGACCCGCACGCCGGCCTCGGTCGCGGGCGCTACGGCAGGGGTGACGACCGACACCGCCCGCCCGGCCCTGATCATCGACAACGCGCACACGCTGGGCGGGCTCGATCTCGAATATCTCCGCGCCGCCGTGGAAGCCGGGCGCCGCACGATGGTGATCGCCGCCCAGCCGCGCCCGCACGACCCGCGGCTGCGGCTGCTCGCCGACGCGGTCGCCCGGCGCGGTCGCGTCGTGGACCTGCGCCCGCTCGGCGTCGCGGACATGGCGCCGTTCGCCAGGGAACTGGGCATGATGGTGCCGCGCCAAGTCGCTCAGCACATCCACGTGCAGACCGCGGGTATCCGCGGTGGCGTCGTGGCGGCGCTCACCGCCGCCTGCTCGGCGCGTCTGGACGCGGGCATCGCCGCCGTCGACACGGCCGTCGCCGCGTGGGCGCGCGGTTTGCTGGACAACCTCGAGCCCGACCTGTTGGAGACCCTGGTGGTCGCCACCACGGGCACGGGCCTGGATTCCAGCGAGCTGACCGAGGTGCTCGGCGTGGAACCGGCCGTTGCGCAAGATCTCATCGACCGAGCCAGGGCCAGCGCCCTGGTGACCGATGCGGATCTGCTGATCGAACCCGCCGTCGCCCCACTGCGCACGCTGCTCGGCGACCGCAGGTTCGTCGCGGTCGAGCGCCGGTTGCTCGGCGCCCGGCTGGAGGCGGGCCTGCTGCGTGACCGCACCGCGCTGCAACTGGCCGAGTCCGGCGTCCGTGATCCGCGCCTGGCCGATTTCCTCGTCGACGCCGCGGAGCGGACCGGCCGCGAGGCGGTTCGCTACTACGCCGCCGCGGCGGCCGCGGGGGCGGAACTCGATCTGATCGCGCTGCGCTGGGCCGAGGCGGCCGCACGGACCGGTGACGGTGACACGGCGATGCGTCTGGCCGAGCCGATGCTGGCTCGTTCGGGCAGTTCCGGTACGGAACTCGCGACGGCGGTGCGCATCTGCGCGGCGGTGCTGACCCGACGTGGCCTGGTGGGTCGCGCGGCCCAGTTGTACATCTGGCTCGGTGCGGATCGGGTAGGCCCCGATTGGGCGATCGGCGCTACGGTGCTGCGCTTGGCCGGAGACGTGGCCGGCGCCGAGGAGATGGCCTCCTCGGCGACGCAGTGGCCCCCCACCGAGGCGCACGCGCACGCGCGGCTGATCGCGACCGCGCTGGCGGACTCCATCGCGCCGGGCAACAGCACCGCGTCCGCCGTGTCGGCGCTGGTGCAGGCGGCGAACGCGGACGCGGGCGTGGACCGCTTCCTGCCCTGCACGGCGGCCTCCATCGCCGCGCTGCTCTCGCTCGGCACCGGCGAGCCGCGCCGCGCCCAGGACGCGTTGCGGCGGGCCACCGCGAGCGGGCTGCGCTGCCACCAGCTCGACGTGCTCGCGGCCTGGACGGCGATGCTCGGTGGCGACGAGCGCGCCGCCGCCGCCACCGTGGCCGCCCTGGATTACGACCGACTCGACGCCCGCGACCGGCTGCTGGCTCACGGCGTCGCCGTCGGCCTCGCCCGGCGCAGCGGCGATCACACCTCGCTGGCCCGCGCGTGGCAGGCGGCGTATCCGCTCTTCGACGACGTGCAGGCCGACCTGCTGGCACTGCTGCCGATCGGCGAACTGTGGCTGGCCGCCATCCGGATGCGTGACGAACGTCGGATCGAGCCTCTGGTGGAGGCCGCCCTCACGCTGCTGCGCCGCTTGAACGAACCGCCCGCCTGGTCCAACGCCTTCCATTGGTACGGCGTGCAGGCCGCGATCGCGCACGAAAGCCCCGACGACCTGCTGCCGCACGCGCGAGCGCTGAAAGCCGCGGCCGAGGCGGGTGACCGGCACGCCGCCGTGCTCGCCGACGCGGGCCGCACCTGGGTGCTCGTGCTGCGCGGCCAGGTCGCGACCGCGCCGGTCCACGCGGCGGTCGCCGCGCTCACCGAGATCGGCATGACCTGGGACGGTGCGCGGCTGGCCAGCGAGGCGGCGCTGGCCGCGCCCGACTCCGCGACGGCCACCGCGCTGCTCAAACTGGCTCGCACGGTCCGCGCCGACGCTCGTCCGCAGGAACCGCAGACCCGGCCCGCCGCACCGGCCGCAACCGACGGCGACACCCCGGCGCCGCCGCCCACGCCGCCGCAGGCCGCGATCCTCAGCGAACGGGAACGCGAAGTGGCCGAGCTGGTTCTGCTCGGGCTCACCTATCGCGAGATCGGTGCGCGCTTGTACATTTCCGCGAAGACGGTCGAGCACCACGTCGCGCGCATCCGACGCCGGGTCGGCGCCCGTTCCCGTTCGGAGTTATTGTCGATGCTCCGCGCCATGGGACACGGCTCGCTTCTGGTGTGA
- a CDS encoding S1 family peptidase codes for MRKLVARRAAVKAVAIASTVLLAPLFGTTTASAVPDAPAQLAADNLPPELVQAIARDLKMTPTEYLDRAARAQQLRDYAREFRSERPDSYAGAWIGPDGKPVVAVTSLDAAKIAADDGYQTRLAPVSADSLEGSLVQLNQWVTGLPREISQAINSVAIDFLNSQLVLSVANTPAGHMLNLPTLLANIKVILSPGSGGPVERRPMGGDTYISAPGPLADSSLRAVDVCSFGFNSIDASGNALNISAGHCDPNLGKANQEAAVYLPNVRDIPASPELGTFVHASLGGHSALDYSVIKLNERAVRAGMDQPSVRGANGTTLAITGTADPITGAPVCKSGQSSTFTCGFVVADRVETQLFTAEGESKTVRGFASSACTLGGDSGGAIVSGTLALGITSGSNAADAPNCNEANIALAQYGGTASLGIPIRAILADVDASSGGGIGSGITVRTRSNVG; via the coding sequence ATGCGCAAGTTGGTGGCGCGTCGCGCCGCGGTCAAAGCTGTCGCCATCGCCTCGACCGTTCTCCTGGCTCCCTTGTTCGGCACGACGACCGCATCGGCGGTTCCCGACGCTCCCGCCCAGCTCGCCGCGGACAACCTGCCCCCGGAACTGGTGCAGGCCATCGCGCGCGACCTGAAGATGACCCCGACGGAGTACCTGGACCGCGCCGCGCGCGCCCAGCAGCTGCGGGATTACGCGCGCGAGTTCCGTTCCGAGCGACCGGATTCCTACGCGGGCGCTTGGATCGGCCCCGACGGCAAGCCCGTCGTGGCGGTCACCTCGCTGGACGCCGCCAAGATCGCCGCGGACGACGGCTACCAGACCCGACTGGCCCCGGTCTCCGCGGACAGCCTGGAAGGCTCGCTGGTGCAGCTCAACCAGTGGGTCACCGGTCTGCCGCGGGAGATCTCGCAGGCGATCAACTCCGTGGCCATCGACTTCCTGAACAGTCAACTGGTCCTCAGCGTCGCCAACACCCCCGCGGGTCACATGCTCAACCTGCCGACCTTGCTGGCGAACATCAAAGTCATCCTGTCGCCGGGCAGCGGCGGCCCGGTCGAGCGCAGGCCCATGGGCGGTGACACCTACATCAGCGCTCCCGGTCCGCTCGCGGACTCGTCGCTGCGCGCGGTCGACGTGTGCTCGTTCGGGTTCAACAGCATCGACGCGTCCGGCAACGCGCTGAACATCAGTGCGGGACATTGCGATCCGAATCTGGGCAAGGCCAACCAGGAAGCGGCCGTCTACCTGCCCAACGTCCGGGACATCCCGGCCAGCCCCGAACTGGGCACCTTCGTGCATGCCTCGCTGGGTGGGCACTCCGCGCTGGACTACTCGGTGATCAAGCTGAACGAGCGCGCGGTGCGGGCCGGCATGGACCAGCCCTCGGTGCGCGGCGCCAACGGCACCACGCTGGCGATCACCGGCACCGCCGACCCGATCACCGGCGCCCCGGTCTGCAAGTCCGGTCAGTCGTCCACGTTCACCTGTGGCTTCGTCGTGGCCGACCGGGTGGAGACCCAGCTGTTCACCGCGGAGGGCGAGAGCAAGACCGTTCGCGGGTTCGCCAGCTCGGCCTGCACGCTCGGCGGCGACAGCGGCGGCGCGATCGTGTCCGGCACGCTGGCGCTCGGCATCACCAGCGGTTCCAACGCGGCGGACGCGCCGAACTGCAACGAGGCCAACATCGCGCTCGCGCAGTACGGCGGCACCGCTTCGCTGGGCATTCCGATCCGGGCGATCCTGGCCGATGTGGACGCCTCCTCCGGTGGCGGAATCGGCAGCGGTATCACCGTGCGCACCCGGTCGAACGTCGGCTGA
- a CDS encoding S1 family peptidase produces MLLPRIGPLRSAARQTGIRKTVIAASAAILLFGPTAAVATAEPDQAPGLPAELVAAVTRDLKISPDEYLHRAELAQQVAAFATTAQRQYPAVFGGSWLDDAGKAVVALAQGPGADEAKKAAESAGFEVRNVAKSEAALRGEKSAFERWLEGQPEAVQSLVRGAVVDTVNNAIAVRVDQAGLPMPNFIDPARVIVMAPPVAGEQGTLQAGEIAGEARGALAGGDGYASVAGRSSLRCSLGFNGTDRNGNTVNITAGHCNPDIASAGNGNAAGVYEMSGERLGPQLGVFQKSVLGEQDYSIVRINDQAKDRFANNGVRAPGAAPIAVEGVATPVVGAPVCKSGARTGFSCGVVNAVDQTVQVGDRELTQSFSANICALPGDSGGPIVTGRLALGISSASSVADYPICEIPNLIGALTGNVPQLFAQPVHVVLSDNPGLRVRTN; encoded by the coding sequence ATGCTCCTGCCACGTATAGGTCCTCTTCGATCAGCCGCGCGACAGACCGGAATCCGAAAAACAGTGATCGCCGCCTCGGCGGCGATCCTGCTGTTCGGGCCCACGGCGGCAGTAGCGACGGCTGAGCCCGATCAGGCTCCCGGCCTGCCCGCCGAGCTGGTCGCCGCGGTGACCCGTGATCTGAAGATCTCGCCCGACGAGTACCTGCACCGCGCGGAGCTCGCGCAGCAAGTGGCCGCGTTCGCCACCACCGCCCAGCGGCAGTACCCGGCCGTGTTCGGCGGCTCCTGGCTCGACGACGCGGGCAAGGCGGTCGTGGCGCTGGCCCAGGGCCCCGGCGCCGACGAGGCCAAGAAGGCCGCCGAATCGGCCGGTTTCGAGGTTCGCAACGTCGCCAAGAGCGAAGCGGCGCTGCGCGGCGAGAAGAGCGCGTTCGAGCGCTGGCTGGAAGGCCAGCCCGAGGCGGTGCAGTCGCTGGTGCGCGGCGCGGTGGTGGACACCGTGAACAACGCGATCGCGGTGCGCGTCGACCAGGCGGGCCTGCCGATGCCGAACTTCATCGACCCGGCGCGCGTCATCGTGATGGCCCCGCCGGTGGCAGGCGAACAGGGCACCCTGCAGGCCGGTGAGATCGCCGGTGAGGCGCGCGGCGCCCTCGCGGGTGGCGACGGCTACGCCTCGGTCGCCGGACGCAGCTCGCTGCGCTGCTCGCTCGGCTTCAACGGCACCGACCGCAACGGCAACACGGTGAACATCACCGCGGGCCACTGCAACCCGGACATCGCGTCCGCGGGCAACGGCAACGCCGCAGGCGTCTACGAGATGAGCGGCGAGCGCCTCGGCCCGCAGCTCGGCGTCTTCCAGAAGTCGGTGCTCGGCGAGCAGGACTACTCGATCGTGCGGATCAACGACCAGGCCAAGGACCGCTTCGCCAACAACGGCGTGCGCGCGCCCGGCGCGGCTCCGATCGCCGTCGAGGGCGTGGCGACGCCGGTCGTCGGCGCTCCGGTGTGCAAGTCCGGCGCACGCACCGGCTTCAGCTGCGGCGTGGTCAACGCGGTCGACCAGACCGTGCAGGTCGGCGACCGAGAACTCACCCAGAGCTTCTCGGCCAACATCTGCGCGCTGCCCGGCGACAGCGGCGGCCCGATCGTGACCGGCCGCCTGGCGCTCGGCATCTCCAGCGCGTCGTCGGTGGCGGACTACCCGATCTGCGAGATCCCGAACCTGATCGGAGCCCTCACCGGTAACGTGCCGCAGCTGTTCGCGCAGCCGGTGCACGTGGTGCTCTCCGACAACCCGGGGCTGCGCGTGCGCACCAACTGA
- a CDS encoding NRDE family protein, protein MCLVLIGWRAHPDYRLIVAANREEFYTRPTESMRWWPEAPGLLAGRDTGATGRTEGEPPGTWLGLSTQPHGNNRFAAVTNVRNPADQRVDARSRGALLLDFLRGAADRGRAGEFPGPEKYVLDVAAAPDDYNGYNLLVSDLRTLWWHSNRSATEPRELTPGFHGLSNGTFVTSAGPTLGEANLTAPQPIWPKVRAGVTELREIVGTEPGAVDRYFEVLADRTEAPDDRLPRTGVPYEMERALSARFVAHTVHGTRASTVLVVREDGTFEMVERSFGRLGEELGEVVVRGLLDLTG, encoded by the coding sequence ATGTGTTTGGTGTTGATCGGCTGGCGCGCCCACCCTGACTACCGGTTGATCGTGGCCGCCAACCGGGAAGAGTTCTATACCCGGCCGACCGAATCCATGCGCTGGTGGCCGGAGGCGCCCGGCCTGCTCGCCGGACGCGATACCGGGGCCACCGGCCGCACCGAGGGCGAACCTCCCGGCACTTGGCTGGGGCTGAGCACCCAGCCGCACGGCAACAACCGCTTCGCGGCCGTCACGAATGTGCGTAATCCCGCCGATCAACGCGTCGATGCCCGTTCCCGGGGCGCCCTGCTGCTGGACTTCCTGCGCGGCGCCGCCGACCGCGGTCGAGCGGGCGAGTTCCCCGGGCCGGAGAAGTACGTGCTCGACGTCGCCGCCGCGCCGGACGACTACAACGGCTACAACCTGTTGGTCTCCGACCTGCGCACACTGTGGTGGCACTCCAATCGCAGTGCGACCGAACCACGCGAGCTGACTCCGGGCTTCCACGGGCTCTCCAACGGCACGTTCGTCACGTCCGCGGGTCCGACCCTGGGCGAAGCGAATCTGACCGCGCCACAGCCCATCTGGCCCAAAGTGCGGGCGGGCGTGACCGAGCTGCGCGAGATCGTGGGGACCGAGCCCGGTGCGGTGGATCGCTACTTCGAGGTGCTGGCCGACCGCACGGAAGCTCCGGACGACCGGTTGCCGCGCACCGGCGTCCCCTACGAGATGGAGCGTGCGCTCTCGGCCAGGTTCGTCGCGCACACCGTGCACGGCACCAGAGCCAGCACGGTGCTGGTCGTCCGCGAGGACGGGACGTTCGAGATGGTCGAGCGCTCGTTCGGCCGATTGGGTGAAGAACTGGGCGAGGTCGTCGTCCGCGGCTTGCTCGATTTGACCGGATAA
- a CDS encoding (Fe-S)-binding protein, producing MNALTVTLGTIGAALSLLCWASFFGGVRNIVRAIMIGQPAPDRWRPFFPRFKQMIVEFLAHTRMNKFRTVGWAHWLVMIGFLGGAMLWFEAYGQTFDPAFHWPIIGNTAIYHLWDEILGIGTVVGILTLIILRQLNHPRLPERLSRFSGSKFAPAYVIEAIVLLEGLGMVFVKAGKIAAYGHANPATDFFTMQVAKLLPANTTMVALFAFVKLMSGMAFLYLVGRNVTWGVAWHRFSAFPNIYFKRDEDGGVALGPAKPMMSKGKPVDMETADPDTDTFGAGRIEDFSWKGWLDFTTCTECGRCQSQCPAWNTGKPLSPKLLIMSLRDHGYAKAPYLLAGGRKDMGGDEVGLVDAEGKPNEAQLAKISEAAKAEAERPLVGGPEVGGVIDPEVLWSCTTCGACVEQCPVDIEHVDHIIDMRRYQVLIESEFPSELAGLFKNLENKGNPWGQNAKDRLNWINELDFQIPVFGQDADSFDGYEYLFWVGCAGAYEDRAKKTTKAVAELLATAGVKFMVLGAEETCTGDSARRAGNEFLFQQLAQQNIELLNSVFEGVEDRKKKIVVTCAHCFNALNNEYPQVGGTYEVVHHTQLLNRLVRQKQLIPVASVSQNVTYHDPCYLGRHNKIYNAPRELMAASGSNLVEMPRHGERSMCCGAGGARMWMEEQLGKRVNIDRVEEGLSTLAAPSGRSAGSAPGKIATGCPFCRVMLTDGVTARQEKGEGEGVEVVDVAQLMLDAIERVEPTVLTENLTVIQEPKAPEAEPEPEPEPAPAAEAPAPAKAAPTGGGLAMKGPAKAPGGGGLGMKGAAKAPGAKAPAAETAETEATAAPAAPVKGLAMKGPAKAPGGLGMKGGAKAPGGGLAMKGAAKAPGAKAPAAETSAAAAEAAPATQAAAEPADAEPTETKPTVPAKGLAMKSGFKRPGPKAPGKAAPVTAEPASADEPAAAETPAAQPEAAAEPEQSNGTGGNGAHQVVPPAAKPGGLGFKSGAKAPGRKS from the coding sequence ATGAATGCCCTGACAGTGACGCTGGGCACGATTGGGGCGGCGCTCAGCCTCCTGTGTTGGGCGTCGTTCTTCGGCGGCGTCCGCAATATCGTTCGCGCCATCATGATCGGACAGCCGGCCCCGGACCGCTGGCGGCCCTTCTTCCCGCGCTTCAAGCAGATGATCGTGGAGTTCCTCGCGCATACGCGCATGAACAAATTCCGCACCGTGGGCTGGGCGCATTGGCTGGTGATGATCGGCTTCCTGGGCGGCGCCATGCTGTGGTTCGAGGCGTACGGGCAGACGTTCGACCCGGCGTTCCACTGGCCCATCATCGGCAACACCGCGATCTACCACCTGTGGGACGAGATCCTCGGCATCGGCACCGTGGTCGGCATCCTCACGCTGATCATCCTGCGTCAGCTCAACCATCCCCGGCTTCCGGAGCGGCTGTCGCGCTTCAGCGGTTCCAAGTTCGCCCCTGCCTACGTCATCGAGGCGATCGTGCTGCTCGAGGGCCTCGGCATGGTCTTCGTGAAGGCGGGCAAGATCGCCGCCTACGGTCACGCGAACCCGGCGACCGACTTCTTCACCATGCAGGTCGCCAAGCTGCTGCCCGCCAACACCACGATGGTGGCGCTGTTCGCATTCGTGAAGCTGATGTCCGGCATGGCGTTCCTCTACCTGGTCGGCCGCAACGTGACCTGGGGCGTGGCCTGGCACCGCTTCTCGGCGTTCCCGAACATCTACTTCAAGCGGGATGAGGACGGCGGCGTCGCGCTGGGCCCGGCCAAGCCGATGATGTCGAAGGGCAAGCCGGTCGACATGGAGACCGCGGACCCGGACACCGACACCTTCGGGGCGGGCCGGATCGAGGACTTCTCCTGGAAGGGCTGGCTGGACTTCACCACCTGCACCGAGTGCGGTCGCTGCCAGTCGCAGTGCCCCGCGTGGAACACCGGTAAGCCGCTCTCGCCGAAGCTGCTGATCATGTCGCTGCGTGACCATGGTTACGCCAAGGCCCCGTACCTGCTGGCCGGTGGCCGCAAGGACATGGGCGGCGACGAGGTCGGCCTCGTCGACGCCGAGGGCAAGCCGAACGAGGCCCAGCTGGCCAAGATCTCCGAGGCCGCCAAGGCCGAAGCGGAGCGCCCGCTGGTCGGCGGCCCCGAAGTGGGCGGCGTCATCGACCCCGAGGTGCTGTGGAGCTGCACCACCTGTGGCGCGTGCGTCGAGCAGTGCCCGGTGGACATCGAGCACGTCGACCACATCATCGACATGCGCCGCTACCAGGTGCTGATCGAATCGGAGTTCCCGTCCGAGCTCGCCGGCCTGTTCAAGAACCTGGAGAACAAGGGCAATCCGTGGGGTCAGAACGCCAAGGACCGGCTCAACTGGATCAACGAGCTCGATTTCCAGATCCCGGTCTTCGGCCAGGACGCCGACAGCTTCGACGGTTACGAGTACCTGTTCTGGGTGGGCTGCGCGGGCGCCTACGAGGACCGCGCCAAGAAGACCACCAAGGCGGTCGCCGAGCTGCTGGCCACCGCGGGCGTGAAGTTCATGGTGCTCGGCGCGGAGGAGACCTGCACCGGTGACTCCGCACGCCGCGCGGGCAACGAGTTCCTGTTCCAGCAGCTCGCGCAGCAGAACATCGAGCTGCTGAACTCGGTGTTCGAGGGCGTCGAGGATCGCAAGAAGAAGATCGTCGTCACCTGCGCGCACTGCTTCAACGCGCTGAACAACGAGTACCCACAGGTCGGCGGCACCTACGAGGTCGTGCACCACACCCAACTGCTCAACCGCCTGGTGCGGCAGAAGCAGCTGATCCCGGTGGCCTCGGTCTCCCAGAATGTCACCTACCACGACCCGTGCTACCTGGGCAGGCACAACAAGATCTACAACGCGCCGCGCGAGCTGATGGCCGCGTCCGGCTCGAACCTGGTCGAGATGCCCCGGCACGGCGAACGGTCCATGTGCTGTGGCGCCGGCGGCGCGCGGATGTGGATGGAAGAGCAACTCGGCAAGCGGGTCAACATCGACCGGGTGGAGGAGGGATTGAGCACCCTCGCCGCGCCTTCTGGTCGCTCCGCGGGCTCCGCCCCTGGGAAGATCGCGACCGGCTGCCCGTTCTGCCGCGTGATGCTCACCGACGGCGTCACCGCGCGCCAGGAGAAGGGTGAGGGCGAAGGCGTCGAAGTGGTGGACGTCGCGCAGTTGATGCTGGATGCCATCGAGCGGGTCGAGCCGACGGTGCTCACCGAGAACCTGACCGTCATCCAGGAGCCGAAGGCGCCCGAGGCGGAACCCGAGCCGGAGCCCGAACCCGCCCCGGCCGCCGAGGCTCCCGCCCCGGCCAAGGCCGCGCCGACCGGTGGCGGTCTGGCCATGAAGGGCCCCGCGAAAGCGCCCGGTGGCGGCGGTCTCGGCATGAAGGGCGCCGCGAAAGCTCCCGGCGCGAAGGCCCCGGCCGCGGAAACGGCGGAGACCGAGGCCACGGCGGCGCCTGCCGCTCCGGTCAAGGGTCTGGCCATGAAGGGTCCGGCGAAGGCTCCCGGTGGTCTGGGGATGAAGGGCGGCGCCAAGGCGCCCGGTGGCGGTCTCGCCATGAAGGGCGCGGCCAAGGCTCCCGGCGCTAAGGCTCCGGCAGCGGAAACGTCCGCGGCTGCGGCCGAAGCAGCACCCGCCACCCAGGCGGCTGCGGAACCGGCCGACGCCGAGCCGACCGAGACCAAGCCGACGGTGCCCGCCAAGGGTCTGGCCATGAAGTCCGGCTTCAAGCGTCCCGGCCCCAAGGCCCCTGGCAAAGCCGCTCCGGTCACTGCCGAACCGGCCTCGGCGGACGAGCCCGCCGCCGCGGAAACTCCTGCCGCGCAGCCCGAAGCCGCTGCCGAGCCGGAGCAATCCAACGGCACCGGCGGCAACGGCGCGCACCAGGTCGTACCGCCCGCCGCCAAGCCGGGCGGCTTGGGCTTCAAGTCCGGCGCGAAGGCGCCGGGCCGTAAGAGCTGA
- a CDS encoding acyl-CoA dehydrogenase, protein MDFTLTDEQELLRSAVAGYLGARYDLEKSRAAAKSAEGWQPAVWRGFADELGILGATLPERVDGTGGGPVELMVIAEELGRALVVEPFVDTVVIGAGLLERGGGEQADAVLRRIVSGDARIAFAALEPTSGHALHDVSTTARRDDDGWVLDGAKTVVTGAPLATHLLITARTSGERRDKAGISLFRVEFDAVAPPAGVEVHSYRTIDDRAAADLVFTGLRLPADALLGAESDAWTVIEPTIAEATAAVCAEAVGCMRKVLADTIEYAEQRQQFGQPIGSFQVLQHRMVDMYIELEQAVAAVHLAVHSLRAPAEDRARAVSAAKVTVARAARFIGQNAVQLHGAMGMTEELAIGHYFKRLTVVEHEFGSTDEHLARYAALTRP, encoded by the coding sequence ATGGACTTCACGCTTACCGACGAGCAGGAACTGCTCCGCTCCGCGGTCGCCGGATACCTCGGCGCCCGCTATGACCTGGAGAAGAGCCGCGCAGCCGCGAAATCGGCGGAGGGCTGGCAGCCTGCGGTCTGGCGCGGCTTCGCCGACGAGCTGGGGATTCTCGGGGCGACGCTTCCCGAGCGGGTGGACGGCACCGGTGGCGGCCCCGTCGAGCTCATGGTGATCGCCGAGGAACTCGGCCGCGCGCTGGTGGTCGAGCCGTTCGTCGACACGGTCGTGATCGGCGCCGGACTGCTCGAGCGTGGCGGCGGCGAACAGGCGGACGCCGTGCTGCGCCGGATCGTGTCCGGTGACGCGCGCATCGCGTTCGCCGCGCTGGAACCGACCTCCGGACACGCGCTGCACGATGTGTCGACCACTGCCCGCCGCGACGACGACGGCTGGGTGCTCGACGGCGCGAAGACCGTGGTGACCGGCGCGCCGCTGGCCACTCACCTGCTGATCACCGCGCGCACATCCGGCGAGCGGCGCGACAAGGCGGGGATCTCGTTGTTCCGGGTGGAGTTCGACGCGGTCGCGCCCCCTGCCGGTGTCGAAGTGCACAGCTACCGCACCATCGACGACCGGGCCGCCGCCGATCTCGTGTTCACCGGCCTGCGTCTGCCCGCCGACGCCCTGCTGGGCGCGGAGTCGGACGCCTGGACCGTCATCGAGCCGACCATCGCGGAGGCGACCGCGGCGGTCTGCGCCGAGGCCGTCGGCTGTATGCGGAAAGTGCTCGCCGACACCATCGAATACGCCGAGCAGCGTCAGCAGTTCGGTCAGCCGATCGGCAGTTTCCAGGTCCTGCAACACCGCATGGTCGACATGTACATCGAACTCGAACAGGCCGTCGCGGCGGTCCACCTGGCCGTCCACTCGCTGCGCGCGCCCGCCGAGGACCGTGCGCGCGCCGTCTCCGCGGCGAAGGTCACGGTCGCGCGCGCGGCGCGGTTCATCGGGCAGAACGCCGTGCAACTGCACGGGGCGATGGGCATGACCGAAGAGCTGGCCATCGGCCACTACTTCAAACGGCTCACCGTTGTCGAGCACGAATTCGGCTCCACCGACGAGCATCTCGCGCGCTACGCCGCGCTGACACGGCCGTAA